A single region of the Microlunatus panaciterrae genome encodes:
- a CDS encoding amino acid ABC transporter ATP-binding protein translates to MSENADSATATTGAIRNHVGEPLVVLTDVEKFFGELHVLQNINLTIGKGEVVVVIGPSGSGKSTLCRSINRLETIQSGTISIDGVPLPSEGNGLAKLRADVGMVFQSFNLFAHKTILDNVTLGPIKVRKLSNAEARKRGMELLTRVGVQDQAEKYPAQLSGGQQQRVAIARALAMNPKVILFDEPTSALDPEMVNEVLDVMVDLARQGMTMVVVTHEMGFARKAANRVVFMADGQIVEEADPDTFFTAPKSARAKDFLSKILTH, encoded by the coding sequence ATGTCCGAGAACGCAGACAGCGCCACAGCGACCACCGGTGCGATACGCAACCACGTCGGTGAGCCGCTGGTGGTGCTCACGGACGTCGAGAAGTTCTTCGGTGAGCTGCATGTGCTGCAGAACATCAATCTCACCATCGGCAAGGGCGAGGTCGTTGTCGTCATCGGACCGTCCGGTTCGGGCAAGTCGACGCTGTGCCGCTCGATCAACCGGCTGGAGACCATCCAGTCCGGGACCATCAGCATCGACGGGGTGCCGCTGCCCTCTGAGGGCAACGGACTGGCCAAGCTGCGCGCCGATGTCGGCATGGTCTTCCAGTCGTTCAACCTGTTCGCCCACAAGACGATCCTGGACAATGTCACGCTCGGTCCGATCAAGGTCCGCAAGCTGTCCAATGCTGAGGCACGCAAGCGTGGGATGGAGCTGCTCACTCGGGTCGGCGTGCAGGACCAGGCGGAGAAATACCCCGCCCAGCTGTCCGGCGGCCAGCAGCAGCGCGTCGCCATCGCTCGTGCGCTGGCCATGAACCCCAAGGTGATCCTCTTCGACGAGCCGACCTCGGCGTTGGACCCGGAGATGGTCAACGAGGTGCTGGACGTGATGGTCGACCTCGCCCGGCAGGGCATGACCATGGTCGTGGTGACCCACGAGATGGGGTTCGCCCGCAAGGCCGCTAACCGGGTGGTCTTCATGGCCGACGGTCAGATCGTTGAGGAAGCCGATCCCGACACCTTCTTCACCGCGCCGAAGAGTGCGCGGGCCAAAGATTTCCTGAGCAAGATCCTGACCCACTAG
- a CDS encoding aldose 1-epimerase family protein, whose product MTTPTGEQYEIRSGNKVAVVTEVGATLRSFTVDGHEVVRGFSENEMVHMGRGQQLLPWPNRIRDGVYTFAGEQHQLALSEPERHNAIHGLVRWVPWTLVSRSESSVTQQVRVYPQQGWPGIVEATITHSVDEAGLRVDVQASNLGTEPTPFGYAAHPYLTAGESTVDELAVRLPADRYLEVDERLLPIAIHPVDGTVFDLRAGDPLGQLNLDTAFTGLQADDGRWRVTLSLGQRTTTLWADEAYTWLQVFTGGDSRQMSVAVEPMTCGPDAFNEGPTADGVIVLAPGQSFAASWGIQG is encoded by the coding sequence ATGACCACACCCACCGGCGAGCAGTACGAGATCCGCAGCGGCAACAAGGTCGCGGTCGTCACCGAGGTTGGCGCGACGCTCCGCAGCTTCACCGTGGATGGCCATGAGGTGGTCCGCGGATTCTCCGAGAACGAGATGGTTCACATGGGTCGCGGCCAGCAGCTGCTGCCCTGGCCGAACCGGATTCGGGACGGGGTCTACACCTTCGCCGGCGAACAGCACCAGCTCGCGCTGTCCGAGCCCGAACGCCACAACGCCATCCACGGTCTGGTCCGCTGGGTGCCGTGGACCCTGGTCTCGAGAAGCGAGAGCTCGGTGACGCAGCAGGTCCGGGTCTACCCGCAGCAGGGCTGGCCGGGGATCGTTGAGGCGACCATCACCCACTCGGTCGATGAGGCCGGCCTTCGGGTCGACGTCCAGGCCAGCAACCTCGGGACGGAGCCGACACCTTTCGGCTACGCAGCGCATCCGTATCTCACTGCCGGAGAGAGCACGGTCGACGAGCTCGCCGTCCGGCTGCCGGCCGACCGCTACCTGGAGGTGGATGAGCGGCTGCTCCCGATCGCCATCCATCCGGTGGACGGGACCGTCTTCGACCTCCGGGCCGGCGACCCGCTCGGTCAGCTGAACCTCGACACCGCGTTCACCGGCCTGCAGGCCGACGACGGCCGGTGGCGGGTGACCCTGTCCCTGGGTCAGCGGACCACCACCTTGTGGGCCGACGAGGCGTACACCTGGTTGCAGGTGTTCACCGGTGGTGACTCCCGGCAGATGTCCGTCGCGGTGGAGCCGATGACCTGCGGACCGGATGCGTTCAACGAGGGCCCGACCGCAGACGGGGTCATCGTGCTCGCGCCAGGGCAGTCGTTCGCCGCCAGCTGGGGCATCCAGGGCTGA